One genomic window of Clostridium taeniosporum includes the following:
- a CDS encoding flagellar hook-basal body complex protein, with protein MLRSMYSGISGMKANQVKLDVIGNNIANVSTTGFKSSSARFSDMLYQNMSSATAPTSTKGGTNAKQVGLGAQLASINKVMGQGNALSTGRSLDVCVDGDGYIMVSKGPEVYKGGTSDGTGTIGIENSGKLSGGSENEVLYTRDGNFTLDYEGNLLTADGYRVMGYLLQDGTEGDAKSSIEWTTPDGSTNQVATANYVDADSKNLQAVGEGKELHTLKIPDKVLAPKRDENGDPIDEFVEVPVKSFSIGKDGVITAVLGDGSRTALGQIAMATFKNPEGLTAIGANKVQTSPNSGPEIIKTPLGGMKNDGGDPEKIDNSKGFGDFIQGTLESSNVDLTEQFTDMITATRAFQASSKMISTGDEILQTITGLMR; from the coding sequence ATGTTAAGATCGATGTACTCAGGAATAAGTGGTATGAAAGCTAACCAGGTAAAATTAGATGTTATAGGTAATAACATAGCCAACGTAAGTACAACAGGATTTAAATCATCAAGTGCAAGATTTTCTGATATGCTTTATCAAAATATGTCATCGGCAACAGCCCCAACATCAACAAAGGGTGGTACAAATGCTAAACAAGTAGGACTTGGAGCACAACTTGCAAGCATAAATAAGGTTATGGGACAAGGTAATGCATTATCAACAGGAAGAAGCTTAGATGTATGTGTTGATGGTGACGGATATATTATGGTAAGTAAAGGTCCAGAGGTTTATAAAGGTGGAACAAGTGATGGTACTGGAACTATTGGAATAGAGAACTCTGGAAAATTATCAGGTGGTAGTGAAAATGAAGTTTTATATACAAGAGATGGTAATTTTACTCTTGATTATGAAGGGAATCTTTTAACAGCAGATGGATATAGAGTAATGGGATATTTACTTCAAGATGGTACAGAGGGGGATGCTAAATCTAGTATAGAATGGACTACACCAGATGGAAGTACAAATCAAGTTGCAACAGCAAACTATGTAGATGCTGATTCTAAGAATTTACAAGCAGTAGGTGAAGGAAAAGAACTTCATACTTTAAAAATACCAGATAAAGTTTTAGCACCTAAAAGAGATGAAAATGGAGATCCAATAGATGAGTTTGTTGAAGTACCAGTAAAAAGTTTTTCAATAGGAAAAGATGGGGTTATTACAGCAGTCCTTGGAGATGGATCTAGAACAGCACTTGGTCAAATAGCTATGGCTACTTTTAAAAACCCAGAAGGTTTAACTGCAATAGGAGCAAATAAAGTACAGACATCTCCTAATTCAGGACCTGAAATAATAAAAACACCTTTAGGCGGAATGAAAAATGATGGTGGAGATCCAGAAAAAATAGATAATAGTAAGGGATTTGGAGATTTTATTCAAGGCACACTTGAATCATCAAATGTAGATTTAACAGAACAATTTACAGATATGATAACAGCAACAAGAGCATTCCAAGCTTCATCAAAAATGATATCAACAGGAGATGAAATACTTCAAACAATTACAGGTCTTATGAGATAG
- the fliG gene encoding flagellar motor switch protein FliG, giving the protein MGKEPKKLTGVQKAAILFITLGPEASSGILKKLPEQEIQKISYEIANITSVTSEQREEILNEFLEINKARDYIVEGGMDYAKVLLSKALGAQRASEILEKVSEATAQYRPFAIARKADAHQLLNAITYEHPQTIALILCYLQADKAAQVMAELPEETQSEVSYRIATMSTTSPMVIKEIEAVLESKLSSVVKTEMTSLGGVQTLVDILNQVDRTTEKNITESLEREDAELADKIKSSMFVFEDIITLDDVSIQRILREVEVSDLSLALKGCSEDVANAIYRNQSKRAAASLKEDMEFLGPVRLMDVEKAQQKIVSIIRRLDESNEIIISRGGEDAIIV; this is encoded by the coding sequence GTGGGTAAGGAACCTAAAAAATTAACAGGAGTTCAAAAAGCAGCAATACTTTTTATAACACTTGGACCAGAAGCTTCATCAGGAATATTAAAGAAGCTTCCGGAACAAGAAATTCAAAAAATATCATATGAAATTGCGAATATAACTTCTGTAACATCAGAACAAAGAGAAGAGATTTTAAATGAATTTTTAGAAATAAATAAAGCAAGGGATTACATTGTTGAAGGTGGAATGGATTATGCTAAAGTTTTATTATCAAAAGCTTTAGGAGCACAAAGAGCAAGTGAAATTTTAGAAAAAGTTTCAGAAGCTACAGCACAATATAGACCATTTGCTATTGCTAGAAAAGCTGATGCTCATCAGCTTCTAAATGCAATAACTTATGAACATCCTCAAACAATAGCTTTAATTTTATGTTATTTACAAGCAGATAAAGCAGCACAAGTTATGGCAGAACTTCCAGAAGAAACACAGTCAGAAGTTTCATATAGAATAGCAACCATGAGTACTACATCTCCAATGGTTATAAAAGAAATAGAAGCAGTTCTTGAAAGCAAGTTATCTTCAGTAGTTAAGACAGAAATGACAAGCTTAGGTGGAGTTCAAACATTAGTTGATATTTTAAATCAGGTTGATAGAACAACTGAAAAGAATATTACTGAAAGTCTTGAGAGAGAAGATGCAGAACTTGCTGATAAGATTAAGAGTTCTATGTTTGTATTTGAAGATATTATTACTCTTGATGATGTATCTATCCAAAGAATTCTTAGAGAAGTTGAAGTTAGTGATTTATCACTTGCACTTAAAGGATGTTCAGAAGATGTTGCAAATGCAATTTATAGAAATCAATCCAAGAGAGCTGCTGCTTCTTTAAAGGAAGATATGGAATTCTTAGGACCAGTAAGACTTATGGATGTTGAAAAAGCACAACAAAAGATTGTTTCTATTATCAGAAGATTGGATGAATCAAATGAAATAATAATTTCAAGAGGTGGAGAAGATGCAATCATCGTATAG
- the fliI gene encoding flagellar protein export ATPase FliI, translating into MVNIDFNNLIKKVDNTNSIYTEGVVNKVIGLTVEVKGIKGFVGELCIIYNEKNEPINCEVVGFKDDFVVLMPLDELIGISPGCRVVPMRKPLSVKCSDELLGEILDGLGNPLKGKLLTDGEEYPLENNPPDPLKRIRIKDIMPTGIRAIDGFLTCGDGQRIGIFAGSGVGKSTTLGMIAREAKADVNVIALIGERGREVLEFIEKDLGPEGMKKSVVVCATSDKPALIRLKGALTATAIAEYFRDEGKKVILMMDSVTRFAMAQREVGLAIGEPPATKGYTPSVFAKLPKLMERSGTSENGSITAFYTVLVDGDDFNEPIADAVRGILDGHIVLSRSLAHKNHYPAIDILNSVSRLMNSIAPPEHIKAASIARDLLATYKESEDLINIGAYVKGSNKKIDLAISYHDKLEEFLRQTVHEKSNFEESISSLVSMFE; encoded by the coding sequence ATGGTAAATATTGATTTTAATAACTTAATCAAAAAAGTTGATAATACTAATTCTATTTATACTGAAGGGGTAGTTAATAAAGTAATTGGTCTTACAGTTGAAGTAAAAGGTATAAAAGGATTTGTTGGAGAGTTATGTATTATATACAATGAAAAAAATGAACCTATTAATTGTGAAGTAGTTGGTTTTAAAGATGATTTTGTAGTTTTAATGCCTTTAGATGAATTAATAGGTATCTCTCCTGGATGTAGAGTTGTACCAATGCGAAAGCCTTTAAGTGTTAAATGTTCTGATGAATTATTAGGTGAAATTCTTGATGGGTTAGGTAATCCATTAAAAGGTAAACTACTTACTGATGGAGAAGAGTATCCATTAGAAAATAATCCACCAGATCCTCTAAAAAGAATTAGAATTAAAGATATAATGCCAACTGGTATTAGAGCTATAGATGGTTTTTTAACTTGTGGAGATGGTCAAAGAATAGGTATTTTTGCAGGTAGTGGTGTTGGTAAGAGTACTACTCTTGGAATGATAGCAAGAGAAGCAAAAGCAGATGTTAATGTGATTGCTTTGATTGGAGAAAGAGGTAGGGAGGTCTTAGAATTTATAGAAAAAGATTTAGGACCAGAAGGTATGAAAAAATCAGTTGTAGTTTGTGCTACATCTGATAAACCAGCCCTAATAAGATTAAAAGGTGCTCTTACGGCTACTGCTATAGCAGAATACTTTAGAGATGAAGGAAAAAAAGTAATTTTAATGATGGATTCAGTTACTAGATTTGCAATGGCTCAAAGAGAGGTAGGTCTTGCCATTGGAGAACCACCTGCAACAAAGGGGTATACACCATCAGTATTTGCAAAGTTGCCTAAACTTATGGAGAGATCAGGAACATCAGAAAATGGTTCAATTACTGCTTTTTATACTGTTTTAGTTGATGGTGATGATTTTAATGAACCTATAGCAGATGCTGTAAGAGGTATTTTAGATGGACATATTGTATTATCTAGATCTCTTGCTCATAAGAATCATTATCCTGCAATTGATATATTAAATAGTGTAAGTAGACTTATGAATTCAATAGCTCCACCTGAACATATAAAAGCAGCTTCTATTGCTAGAGATCTTTTAGCAACATATAAAGAATCGGAAGATCTAATTAATATAGGAGCATATGTAAAGGGAAGTAATAAAAAAATAGATTTAGCAATTTCTTATCATGATAAATTAGAAGAGTTTCTACGTCAAACTGTTCATGAAAAATCAAATTTTGAAGAAAGTATAAGTAGTTTAGTTTCAATGTTTGAATAA
- a CDS encoding TIGR02530 family flagellar biosynthesis protein has product MSYRIINGQVYPVGTFEPIKNTNPKFITNTEEKNSFKDVLNNVINKNEGFIVSKHAAERLSEINFTDKDMQQIEKGFQIAKEKNSKKSVILYKDTALIASIENRTLITAVEKERAKDNIFTNIDSVVIL; this is encoded by the coding sequence TTGAGTTATAGAATAATTAATGGTCAAGTGTATCCAGTTGGTACCTTTGAACCTATTAAAAATACCAATCCAAAATTTATAACAAATACAGAAGAAAAAAATAGTTTTAAAGATGTATTAAATAATGTTATCAATAAGAATGAAGGTTTTATTGTATCCAAACATGCAGCTGAAAGACTATCTGAAATTAATTTTACAGATAAAGATATGCAACAAATAGAAAAAGGATTCCAAATCGCAAAAGAAAAAAACTCAAAAAAATCTGTTATTTTATATAAAGATACTGCATTAATTGCAAGTATAGAAAATAGAACATTAATAACAGCAGTTGAGAAGGAAAGAGCAAAAGATAATATATTTACCAATATAGATAGTGTGGTAATTTTATAG
- a CDS encoding flagellar FlbD family protein — MIELTGMNNKPFILNDDHIEKMEEVPETLITLSNGKKYIVIESIDEVRFKIKKYKREIFTHGR, encoded by the coding sequence ATGATTGAATTAACAGGAATGAATAATAAACCATTTATATTAAATGATGATCATATTGAAAAAATGGAAGAAGTTCCAGAAACTTTAATAACGTTAAGTAATGGAAAAAAATATATAGTCATTGAGAGTATAGATGAAGTTAGGTTCAAAATTAAAAAGTATAAAAGAGAAATTTTTACTCACGGAAGATAG
- a CDS encoding flagellar hook-basal body complex protein, whose product MLRSMYSGISGMKTNQVKLDVTGNNIANVSTTGFKSSSARFSDMIYQNMSSATAPTGQKGGTNAKQVGLGAQLASINKVMGQGNALSTGRSLDVCVDGDGYIMVSKGPEVYKGGTSEGTGIIGVETSGKLSGGSENEVLYTRDGNFTLDYEGNLLTADGYRVMGYLLQNGTDGDVKSSIEWEEKDGKKSAIANYVDADSKSLQAVGEGKELHTLKIPDKVLAPKRDENGDPTTEFVEVPVKSFSIGKDGVITAVLGDGSRTALGQIAMATFKNPEGLTAIGANKLQTSPNSGPEIIKTPVGNLADDYTDNSKGFGDFIQGTLESSNVDLTEQFTDMITATRAFQASSKMITTGDEILQTITSLMR is encoded by the coding sequence ATGTTAAGATCAATGTATTCTGGAATAAGTGGAATGAAAACTAATCAAGTTAAGTTAGATGTTACAGGTAATAATATAGCTAACGTAAGTACAACAGGATTTAAATCATCAAGTGCAAGATTTTCTGATATGATTTATCAAAATATGTCATCGGCAACAGCACCAACTGGGCAAAAAGGTGGTACAAATGCCAAACAAGTAGGACTTGGAGCACAACTTGCAAGTATAAATAAGGTTATGGGACAAGGTAATGCATTATCAACAGGAAGAAGCTTAGATGTATGCGTTGATGGTGATGGATATATTATGGTAAGTAAAGGACCAGAGGTTTATAAAGGTGGAACAAGTGAAGGTACTGGGATTATTGGAGTAGAGACTTCTGGAAAACTATCAGGTGGTAGTGAAAATGAAGTTTTATATACAAGAGATGGTAATTTTACTCTTGATTATGAAGGAAATCTTTTAACAGCAGATGGATATAGAGTAATGGGATACTTACTTCAAAATGGTACAGATGGGGATGTTAAATCTAGTATAGAATGGGAAGAAAAAGACGGTAAAAAATCAGCAATAGCAAATTATGTAGATGCTGATTCTAAGAGTTTACAAGCAGTAGGTGAAGGAAAAGAACTTCATACTTTAAAGATACCAGATAAAGTTTTAGCACCTAAAAGAGATGAAAATGGAGATCCAACGACTGAGTTTGTTGAAGTACCAGTAAAAAGTTTTTCAATAGGAAAAGATGGAGTTATTACAGCAGTTCTTGGAGATGGATCTAGAACAGCACTTGGTCAAATAGCTATGGCTACATTTAAAAATCCGGAAGGTTTAACAGCAATAGGAGCAAACAAATTACAGACATCTCCTAATTCAGGACCTGAAATAATAAAGACACCTGTAGGAAATTTAGCAGATGATTATACTGACAATAGCAAAGGGTTTGGAGATTTTATTCAAGGTACACTTGAATCATCAAATGTAGATTTAACAGAACAATTTACAGATATGATAACAGCAACAAGAGCATTTCAAGCTTCATCAAAGATGATAACTACAGGGGATGAAATACTTCAAACAATTACAAGTTTAATGAGATAG
- a CDS encoding flagellar hook assembly protein FlgD, with translation MTYSMVDVNKALGKTDASNAVNSKKNSTQGKVTTDRGTKITESGQEFDKNSFLKLLSAQLSNLDPTSDQDSTAYVTQMAQFAAMEQMYNLNDTMTTFSHQQLVGKGATMNVVNTDGEYYTGVIRGVSKDKYGTHVSMEVNENGKNKFKVFDVKDIQTILNIPDQDGNMSVNSDFLAASALKDQKVVLSTYDKDGKNIITKGTVKSSFIDMGVVKIRVETDKLDESGKPIIEDFQYSNIIKAGDLTEEDMDVKPEEKPEEKSEEASKVEDTDKINSQNLSEEEKTSQVLGMVDNKEKVGYTEDYTNELEKLKSILG, from the coding sequence ATGACTTATTCAATGGTTGATGTAAATAAAGCATTGGGTAAAACTGATGCTAGTAATGCAGTAAATAGCAAGAAAAATTCTACTCAAGGTAAGGTGACTACAGATAGAGGAACTAAGATAACTGAATCAGGTCAAGAGTTTGATAAAAATTCATTTTTAAAACTTTTATCAGCCCAATTATCTAATTTAGACCCAACATCTGATCAAGATTCAACAGCATATGTTACTCAAATGGCACAATTTGCAGCAATGGAACAAATGTATAACTTAAATGATACAATGACTACATTTTCTCATCAACAATTAGTTGGTAAAGGTGCAACTATGAATGTTGTAAATACTGATGGAGAATATTATACAGGTGTTATAAGAGGAGTATCTAAAGATAAATATGGTACCCATGTTTCAATGGAAGTTAATGAGAATGGTAAAAATAAATTCAAAGTATTTGATGTAAAAGATATACAAACAATATTAAACATACCAGATCAAGATGGTAATATGTCTGTTAATTCAGATTTTCTAGCAGCATCTGCCTTGAAAGATCAGAAAGTAGTTCTTTCTACTTATGATAAAGATGGTAAAAATATTATAACAAAAGGTACTGTAAAAAGTTCTTTTATAGATATGGGTGTTGTTAAAATAAGAGTTGAAACTGATAAATTAGATGAAAGTGGAAAGCCAATTATAGAAGATTTTCAGTATTCAAATATAATCAAGGCAGGAGATTTAACAGAAGAAGATATGGATGTTAAACCAGAAGAAAAACCTGAGGAAAAGTCTGAAGAAGCTTCTAAAGTAGAAGACACAGATAAAATTAATTCACAAAATTTATCAGAAGAAGAAAAAACAAGTCAAGTTTTAGGAATGGTAGATAATAAGGAAAAGGTAGGATATACAGAAGATTATACAAATGAACTTGAGAAATTAAAATCAATATTAGGTTAA
- a CDS encoding FliH/SctL family protein, producing MQSSYSIIKKNCALDAEKKRISTEYVYRKNKTELDSEDDELIEEEVYSKEEVEALIEKYEEIGKRIIQDANNEKQAIILKGTMEAEKLEKEGYEKGYAEGLQNGYDDGYKKVYDENIDLAKAKAQEIVDKAENILKSANENYGKYMEEKKSDIIKLSLEIAKNILKKELSYEESMNSLVEEAIELSKGEENLIIKCNSIHIEELKSQVNRWKISYSIQDEIFVLNDDFMEPGNAVIEKPNGKVVVGLEIGMEAIRKEILGED from the coding sequence ATGCAATCATCGTATAGTATTATAAAAAAGAACTGTGCTTTGGATGCAGAAAAAAAGAGAATTTCTACTGAATATGTATATAGAAAAAATAAAACAGAACTTGATAGTGAAGATGATGAACTAATTGAAGAAGAGGTTTATTCAAAAGAAGAAGTTGAAGCTTTAATTGAAAAGTATGAGGAAATAGGAAAAAGAATAATACAAGATGCTAATAATGAAAAACAAGCTATTATTTTAAAAGGAACCATGGAAGCTGAAAAGTTAGAAAAAGAAGGTTATGAAAAAGGATATGCAGAAGGACTTCAAAATGGCTATGATGATGGATATAAAAAAGTTTATGATGAAAATATAGATTTAGCAAAAGCTAAGGCACAAGAGATTGTTGATAAAGCAGAAAATATTTTAAAATCCGCTAATGAGAATTACGGAAAATATATGGAAGAAAAGAAAAGTGACATTATAAAGTTATCCTTAGAGATTGCTAAAAATATTTTGAAAAAAGAATTAAGTTATGAAGAGTCAATGAACTCCTTAGTTGAAGAGGCCATAGAATTATCTAAAGGTGAAGAAAACTTAATAATAAAATGTAATTCAATTCATATTGAAGAACTTAAATCACAAGTTAATAGATGGAAAATATCTTATTCAATACAAGATGAGATTTTTGTGCTAAATGATGATTTTATGGAACCAGGGAATGCTGTTATAGAAAAGCCTAATGGAAAAGTCGTTGTAGGGCTTGAAATAGGAATGGAAGCAATAAGAAAAGAAATATTAGGAGAAGATTAG
- the fliJ gene encoding flagellar export protein FliJ has translation MAEGFKFSLGKLLEIREDKEEESKRIFTETQRKKQLTEQKLSQLKASYDKYNGIVPGEDVVYQKLKRYYLQGLESGIKETEKDLIVKDQKVNEARNDLVSKQVDRKTVEILKEKKLLEYIKEEKRVEQVNLDEIALYSYIRNINEGR, from the coding sequence GTGGCAGAAGGGTTTAAATTTAGTTTAGGAAAGCTTCTTGAAATAAGAGAAGATAAAGAAGAAGAGAGCAAAAGAATTTTTACTGAAACACAAAGGAAGAAACAGCTTACAGAGCAAAAATTAAGTCAATTAAAAGCTAGCTATGATAAATATAATGGTATTGTTCCAGGAGAAGATGTTGTATACCAAAAGTTAAAAAGGTATTATTTACAAGGTCTTGAAAGTGGGATAAAAGAAACAGAAAAAGATTTAATTGTAAAAGATCAAAAAGTTAATGAAGCTAGAAATGATTTAGTGTCTAAGCAAGTTGATAGAAAAACTGTTGAAATATTAAAAGAAAAGAAACTTTTAGAATATATAAAAGAGGAAAAAAGAGTAGAACAAGTTAACCTTGATGAAATAGCTCTTTATTCTTATATTAGGAATATCAATGAAGGGAGGTGA
- a CDS encoding flagellar hook-length control protein FliK: protein MKMKISSNLNLTSLNSEPKNIKSKFNSQSFDDKKDYSTTSKKDTSFKSALNEKSNKKVDDSSKSYDKDLDKKIQEKDKDVDIKKKINEIKEKSDNLSKDELVELLNSIFNMLSSAKDQNIDLKELNSDLLNSIIDKLGKEGSDLSKLLDNLLNASKNSLTELLSSDTKELLKNLLTKLEQKLDKDTDLSNKVKDLMSQISNNLESKENKTSDFNTSFKNFQQNANSSMSEKNTGEEKVGKNNASDEDAFLNKLLNNDKEDNTLNKINLVATRNEINANNVETTSETMTINKATMGEDLIRSVKFMMTNAMKELTVKIAPKHLGELTISLIQENGIMKANIKAHSKETLELLSQNLVEMKKAITDQNIKVADVNVELYQEDTTFFKDEGFGSGLAKDNEKQNSSNNKRTSHIDAIDIEDDATEILNSNLDFLA from the coding sequence ATGAAAATGAAAATAAGTTCTAATTTAAATTTAACATCTTTGAATTCAGAACCTAAAAATATAAAGTCTAAATTTAATAGCCAATCATTTGATGATAAAAAAGATTATTCTACAACAAGTAAAAAAGATACAAGCTTTAAAAGTGCATTAAATGAAAAATCTAATAAAAAAGTTGATGATAGTTCAAAGTCTTATGATAAAGATTTAGACAAAAAGATTCAAGAAAAAGATAAAGATGTTGATATTAAAAAGAAAATTAACGAGATAAAAGAAAAAAGCGATAATTTATCTAAAGATGAACTTGTTGAACTGTTAAATTCAATTTTTAATATGTTATCTTCTGCTAAGGATCAAAATATTGATTTAAAAGAATTGAATTCAGATTTATTAAATTCAATAATTGATAAGTTGGGAAAAGAAGGAAGTGATTTATCTAAATTACTTGATAATTTATTGAATGCTTCAAAAAATTCTTTGACTGAATTATTAAGTTCTGACACTAAAGAATTATTAAAAAATTTATTAACAAAATTAGAACAAAAACTTGATAAAGATACAGACTTGTCAAATAAGGTTAAAGATTTAATGAGTCAAATATCAAATAATTTAGAAAGTAAAGAAAATAAAACTTCTGATTTCAACACTTCATTTAAGAATTTTCAACAAAATGCTAATTCTAGCATGAGTGAAAAGAATACTGGTGAAGAAAAAGTTGGTAAAAATAATGCTTCAGATGAAGATGCTTTCTTAAATAAACTTTTAAATAATGATAAAGAAGATAATACATTAAATAAGATTAATTTAGTTGCTACAAGAAATGAAATTAATGCAAATAATGTTGAAACTACAAGTGAAACAATGACAATTAATAAAGCAACTATGGGAGAAGATTTAATAAGAAGTGTTAAATTTATGATGACAAATGCAATGAAAGAATTAACAGTAAAAATAGCTCCTAAACATTTAGGTGAACTTACTATTAGTTTAATTCAGGAAAATGGCATTATGAAAGCTAATATAAAAGCACATAGTAAAGAAACACTAGAACTTCTTTCTCAAAATTTAGTTGAAATGAAAAAAGCTATAACTGATCAGAATATAAAGGTTGCTGATGTAAATGTAGAATTATATCAAGAAGATACTACATTCTTTAAAGATGAAGGTTTTGGAAGTGGATTAGCTAAAGATAATGAAAAACAAAATAGTAGTAATAATAAACGAACATCTCATATTGATGCTATTGATATTGAAGATGATGCTACAGAAATTTTAAATAGTAATTTAGACTTTTTGGCTTAG
- the fliE gene encoding flagellar hook-basal body complex protein FliE, giving the protein MKIINGFDQKQVLFNNKFDMLNNKVGQDTSSVKENKSFGETLKNCINDVNEKQIDADASTNAFVKGDDVNIDEVMIKGEEASLALQFLVKTRDNLVESYKELIKMQL; this is encoded by the coding sequence ATGAAGATTATTAATGGGTTTGATCAAAAACAAGTATTATTTAATAATAAATTTGATATGTTAAATAATAAAGTTGGACAAGATACTTCATCTGTCAAAGAGAATAAAAGCTTTGGCGAAACACTAAAGAATTGTATAAATGATGTAAATGAAAAGCAAATAGATGCTGATGCTTCTACAAATGCTTTTGTTAAAGGTGATGATGTAAATATTGATGAAGTTATGATAAAAGGCGAAGAAGCAAGTTTAGCATTACAATTCTTAGTTAAAACTAGAGACAATTTAGTGGAATCATATAAAGAATTAATAAAAATGCAGTTGTAA
- the fliF gene encoding flagellar basal-body MS-ring/collar protein FliF yields MNKLLEKVKGLWEKFKTQSKKIKIAIFVCCVAVLIAIISTMIYASSNKYQVLFSNLDPKDAQTILAKLNEQKVTTKIQGDTILVPNDQVDQLRLELAPELKSGSSGYELMDSGSSFGMTDEEFKVKKLRMQEGELEKTIKSFSQVESARVHITPSTDSVFVKESSPGKAAVYLKLKTGSEITKDQVKSIVALVSGSTENVPKENIEVIDDKMNLLTANLSDDENQLMSSETLNKQYALEKNYESKLQKEIINLLEPVIGKDKIRANVNVDLDFDSKQQTQTVLDPNKVVVSQQTIKEINNTGADGNISESPVDNNISNTIDDTQNTKSNSSREEQKNNYEIGKTETKVISAPGEVKRMTASVVVDGNLDAATQQAIENAVSNAIGFNSVRGDQISVLGMNFDPSLKEDTQNQVDTFNAEAKQKEMEKYIIAGAAGLLVLIILIIILIIKKRRKKSKNEYDDEAQLLDAVIGDEKEPEIFEPIEFETNNEKIHMENEIKKYATEKPEQVVEIIKAWLSEDER; encoded by the coding sequence ATGAACAAACTTTTAGAAAAGGTGAAAGGGCTGTGGGAAAAGTTTAAAACTCAAAGCAAAAAAATAAAAATTGCTATTTTTGTATGTTGTGTTGCAGTATTAATTGCAATTATAAGTACAATGATTTATGCCTCATCTAATAAATACCAAGTTTTGTTTTCAAATCTTGATCCAAAAGATGCACAAACTATACTTGCTAAGTTAAATGAACAAAAAGTTACAACTAAAATACAAGGAGATACTATTTTAGTACCGAATGACCAGGTAGATCAATTAAGATTAGAATTAGCTCCTGAATTAAAATCAGGAAGCAGTGGTTATGAATTAATGGATAGTGGAAGTTCCTTTGGAATGACCGATGAGGAGTTTAAAGTTAAAAAATTAAGAATGCAAGAAGGAGAACTTGAAAAAACAATAAAGAGTTTTTCACAAGTAGAAAGTGCAAGGGTTCATATTACACCATCTACTGATTCAGTTTTTGTTAAAGAGAGTAGTCCAGGGAAGGCAGCGGTTTATTTAAAGCTTAAAACAGGAAGTGAAATTACAAAAGATCAAGTCAAATCAATAGTTGCCCTAGTGTCTGGAAGTACAGAAAATGTTCCTAAAGAAAATATTGAAGTCATAGATGATAAAATGAATTTACTTACTGCTAACTTAAGTGATGATGAAAATCAATTGATGAGTTCAGAAACATTAAACAAGCAGTATGCTTTAGAAAAAAATTATGAAAGTAAATTACAAAAAGAAATAATAAATTTATTAGAACCTGTTATAGGAAAAGATAAGATTAGAGCTAATGTAAATGTAGACTTGGATTTTGATTCTAAACAACAAACGCAAACAGTACTTGATCCTAATAAAGTAGTTGTAAGTCAACAAACTATTAAGGAAATTAATAATACTGGAGCTGATGGTAATATTAGTGAAAGTCCAGTTGATAATAATATAAGCAATACTATAGATGATACACAAAATACAAAGTCTAATTCTTCAAGAGAAGAACAAAAAAATAATTATGAAATTGGAAAAACTGAGACTAAGGTTATTAGTGCGCCAGGTGAAGTTAAGAGAATGACAGCTTCAGTGGTAGTAGATGGTAACTTAGATGCAGCAACTCAGCAAGCTATTGAAAATGCAGTATCTAATGCAATTGGATTCAATTCTGTTAGAGGAGATCAAATTTCAGTATTAGGTATGAACTTTGATCCAAGCTTAAAAGAAGATACTCAAAATCAGGTTGATACATTTAATGCTGAAGCTAAGCAAAAAGAAATGGAAAAATATATAATTGCTGGAGCAGCAGGATTGCTAGTTTTAATTATATTAATAATTATTTTAATTATAAAGAAGAGAAGAAAGAAATCTAAAAATGAGTATGATGATGAAGCTCAATTATTAGATGCAGTAATTGGTGATGAAAAAGAACCAGAAATATTTGAACCAATAGAATTTGAAACTAATAATGAAAAGATTCATATGGAAAATGAAATTAAGAAATATGCCACAGAAAAGCCAGAGCAAGTAGTTGAAATTATCAAAGCTTGGCTTTCAGAAGATGAGAGGTGA